In the genome of Paenibacillus pabuli, one region contains:
- the yabP gene encoding sporulation protein YabP yields MVEQSKTKQHHLSLQNRKLLDLTGVSNVESFDSEEFLLQTELGHLTIRGHNLHIKNLSLEDGLLSIEGTVSSLQYLDPGSQSKNGKGLFGKMFR; encoded by the coding sequence ATGGTTGAGCAAAGTAAGACGAAACAGCATCATCTGAGCTTGCAGAATCGGAAACTGCTGGATCTGACGGGTGTCTCCAATGTGGAGAGCTTCGACAGTGAGGAATTTTTGCTGCAAACTGAACTTGGGCATCTGACCATCCGGGGGCACAATTTACATATTAAAAACCTGAGCCTGGAGGATGGTCTGTTATCCATCGAAGGTACAGTCAGTTCTCTTCAATATCTGGACCCCGGTTCCCAGTCCAAAAACGGTAAGGGCCTGTTCGGCAAGATGTTCCGATGA
- the yabQ gene encoding spore cortex biosynthesis protein YabQ, with protein sequence MSPDTQWITLMWMLMSGAVMGMAYDSYRVLSGQLRFPRWSVHTLDLLYWVASALFVFRMLYAGNHGQLRFYVFLGLIIGVCFYFWLLSVTTQRFVVMLIKLARTLIHWCGHILNILIVMPAKGLYKLVRVLVGFVLALLLFLGKLVLQCLVPFGKLFRWMFRPILKHWVTPRFLIRAGSSIAAMWKRWF encoded by the coding sequence ATGAGTCCGGATACTCAATGGATCACATTGATGTGGATGCTGATGTCGGGAGCCGTGATGGGGATGGCCTACGACAGTTACCGGGTACTGTCCGGTCAGCTTCGGTTCCCGCGATGGAGCGTCCACACGCTGGATCTGTTGTATTGGGTTGCTTCCGCGCTGTTCGTCTTCCGGATGCTGTATGCCGGGAATCACGGACAGCTGCGGTTTTATGTCTTTTTGGGGCTGATTATAGGGGTTTGCTTCTATTTTTGGCTTTTAAGTGTTACAACCCAGCGTTTTGTGGTAATGTTAATTAAACTCGCAAGAACGCTGATTCATTGGTGTGGACATATCCTTAACATCCTGATCGTTATGCCCGCTAAAGGACTTTATAAGTTAGTGCGCGTATTAGTTGGTTTTGTACTCGCGCTATTGTTATTCCTTGGTAAGCTGGTGCTGCAATGTTTGGTACCTTTCGGCAAGTTGTTCCGCTGGATGTTTAGGCCAATCCTGAAACATTGGGTTACACCACGCTTCCTGATCCGTGCGGGTTCAAGTATCGCAGCGATGTGGAAACGCTGGTTTTAA
- a CDS encoding FtsB family cell division protein yields the protein MGRTPMSKSKVPAGQGKSAGAKRRLMLWMTFMVVFIIWAGYTFLVQTAQISDKSSHLAAQQSSKEETLKKLDQLKYEVSRLKDPEYIGQLARKKGYYLPEETPIQVEESGN from the coding sequence ATGGGTAGAACACCTATGAGCAAATCAAAAGTTCCGGCAGGCCAAGGAAAATCTGCAGGTGCCAAAAGGCGTCTCATGCTCTGGATGACTTTTATGGTTGTCTTTATCATATGGGCAGGTTATACGTTCCTTGTGCAGACTGCGCAAATTTCGGACAAGAGCTCTCATCTGGCTGCCCAGCAATCTTCAAAGGAAGAGACATTGAAGAAGCTGGATCAATTGAAGTACGAAGTCAGTCGGTTGAAGGATCCCGAATACATAGGACAGCTGGCTCGAAAAAAAGGATACTATCTACCTGAAGAAACACCAATTCAGGTTGAAGAGTCAGGGAACTGA
- a CDS encoding S1 domain-containing RNA-binding protein, whose translation MAIEVGTKLEGKVTGITHFGAFVDLSGGVTGLVHISEIADNYVKDVNDHLKLNDQVTVKVINVDKDGKIGLSIKQAVDKPVEQQTQSRPPRAPRPERSGGDRERFSGGGPSGGQGRGGGGGFNRDRGGRSFKPAAGKPSFEDKMSRFLKDSEERISSLKKNTEGKRGGRGAKRV comes from the coding sequence ATGGCAATTGAAGTGGGCACCAAGTTAGAGGGCAAGGTGACAGGAATCACGCATTTTGGAGCATTTGTGGATCTGTCAGGAGGTGTCACGGGTCTCGTTCACATCTCGGAAATCGCCGACAATTATGTCAAAGATGTCAACGACCACCTGAAGCTGAATGACCAAGTTACAGTAAAGGTTATCAACGTTGACAAAGACGGCAAGATCGGACTTTCCATCAAACAGGCTGTTGACAAACCGGTTGAGCAACAAACGCAGTCCAGACCCCCAAGAGCTCCTAGACCGGAACGCAGTGGAGGAGATCGCGAACGATTCAGCGGTGGAGGCCCAAGTGGTGGCCAAGGCCGTGGCGGCGGTGGTGGATTCAACCGTGACCGCGGAGGCCGTTCTTTCAAGCCCGCAGCAGGCAAACCTTCATTTGAGGATAAAATGTCACGCTTCCTGAAAGATAGCGAAGAACGGATTTCTTCGTTGAAGAAGAACACAGAAGGCAAACGTGGTGGCCGTGGCGCCAAACGCGTGTAA
- the spoIIE gene encoding stage II sporulation protein E — protein MMEKWNVIQFPGMKAGKGGTEAREELSVRLKRWISSRKAVQIVAARKWVLLLTFMGFLLGKAMILNELSPFAIAYFAVIAFMRRDYIIPVGAALLAGSLFAPFPVPLIVASELAIFYLLFRGLESYDRAELSYAPTMVFTTTFMVKLFAVVIGPSFSWYAMLMLTMDSVLSFVLTLVFIQAIPIFTYRKKKFNLKNEEILCLIILLASVMTGAVGWTIQSLSVEHILSRYLILVFALVGGAPLGASVGVITGLILSLADMSAVYQMSLLAFAGMLAGMLREGKRAAVALGMLLGSSILSIYLGGPGDVMNSLWETCAAIALFMLTPKSMMTAISKYVPGTQDHTKSQHEYAKRIRDVTAERVTRFSQVFRQLSRSFDQMSGAGEPLQNEGGMEHFMNAVAEGTCSGCFKRAQCWDAKFIQTYKYMTDVMSSIEANPEMSGKQIPVEWNRVCAKPEEVLEVMRAQYGLHQHNMQWKRQIIDSRQLVAEQLSGVSQVMEDLAKEIQRESEEMVHQEEQIRDALESLGLSIHSIEIINLEAGNVEIEIVHAYTRGFDECRKMIAPLISDVLDEHIAVLNETMLDPRQGLATVTFGSAKTFEITTGVAAAAKGGDVMSGDSFSTVELGNGTFAVALSDGMGNGERARMESSAALNILEQLLQSGMDEKLAIKSVNSVLMLRSPEEMYATVDMALIDEYTAETTFMKIGSTPSFIKRGQEVIQVSASNLPIGIIKDIEVDLVTVQLQPGDVLIMMTDGIYDAPGYAVNKELWMKRLIQEIDSDDPQEVADCLLESVIRYQQNEIYDDMTVIVGKIEHYRPEWATLRVPGISRMERPRTVS, from the coding sequence ATGATGGAAAAGTGGAATGTCATTCAATTTCCGGGAATGAAAGCTGGTAAAGGAGGTACAGAAGCTCGGGAGGAGCTGTCGGTACGTCTGAAACGGTGGATTAGCTCCCGCAAGGCCGTCCAGATCGTTGCTGCACGTAAATGGGTGCTGCTTCTCACCTTTATGGGATTTTTATTGGGCAAGGCTATGATTCTGAATGAATTATCGCCCTTTGCGATTGCTTATTTTGCGGTAATTGCTTTCATGCGCAGGGATTACATTATTCCGGTAGGAGCTGCGCTGCTGGCAGGAAGTCTTTTTGCTCCGTTTCCGGTACCACTGATTGTTGCTTCGGAGCTCGCCATCTTCTATCTGTTGTTCAGAGGGTTGGAGTCTTATGACCGTGCTGAATTATCTTATGCGCCAACGATGGTGTTTACGACTACTTTTATGGTCAAGTTATTCGCCGTTGTCATTGGGCCGTCTTTCAGCTGGTACGCCATGCTGATGCTCACCATGGATTCTGTACTCAGCTTTGTGCTTACCCTTGTTTTCATACAGGCCATACCGATCTTCACCTATCGCAAAAAAAAGTTCAACCTAAAGAACGAGGAGATCCTCTGTCTGATCATCCTGCTGGCTTCCGTTATGACGGGGGCGGTGGGCTGGACGATTCAATCTTTGTCCGTAGAGCATATACTTTCTCGGTATCTCATTCTAGTCTTTGCGCTGGTGGGCGGAGCCCCCCTGGGAGCCTCGGTTGGGGTTATTACTGGCCTCATTCTGAGTTTGGCCGACATGTCGGCAGTATATCAGATGAGTCTGCTTGCTTTTGCTGGCATGCTGGCGGGTATGCTCCGGGAGGGTAAACGCGCAGCGGTTGCGCTGGGTATGCTGCTGGGTTCCTCCATTTTGTCCATATATCTGGGTGGTCCGGGAGATGTCATGAATTCCTTATGGGAAACTTGTGCAGCCATAGCACTGTTTATGCTGACGCCTAAAAGCATGATGACGGCCATCTCCAAATATGTTCCTGGCACGCAGGATCACACGAAATCGCAGCATGAATATGCGAAGAGAATACGGGATGTCACCGCAGAACGAGTTACCCGTTTTTCGCAGGTATTCCGTCAACTGTCACGCAGCTTCGATCAGATGTCCGGCGCGGGGGAGCCGTTACAGAACGAAGGCGGGATGGAGCATTTCATGAATGCTGTAGCCGAAGGGACGTGTTCGGGTTGCTTTAAGCGCGCCCAATGCTGGGACGCCAAATTTATTCAAACCTATAAATATATGACGGACGTGATGAGTTCCATTGAGGCCAACCCGGAGATGTCAGGAAAGCAGATTCCCGTGGAATGGAACAGGGTATGTGCGAAACCGGAAGAAGTGCTCGAAGTAATGCGTGCTCAGTATGGTCTGCATCAACATAACATGCAATGGAAACGTCAGATTATAGATAGTCGACAGCTGGTTGCAGAGCAATTATCAGGGGTATCCCAGGTGATGGAGGACCTGGCCAAAGAAATTCAGCGGGAAAGTGAGGAAATGGTACATCAGGAGGAACAGATTCGGGATGCGCTTGAATCGTTAGGTCTGTCCATACATTCTATTGAAATCATTAATCTGGAAGCGGGGAATGTGGAAATAGAGATTGTTCATGCCTATACACGGGGATTTGACGAGTGCCGGAAAATGATCGCTCCGCTAATCTCGGATGTACTGGACGAGCATATCGCCGTCTTGAATGAGACGATGCTCGACCCTCGCCAAGGGCTGGCGACAGTCACCTTTGGCTCTGCCAAAACGTTTGAGATAACAACGGGTGTTGCTGCTGCCGCCAAAGGGGGAGATGTGATGTCCGGGGACAGTTTCAGTACGGTTGAACTGGGCAATGGCACATTTGCAGTTGCGCTTAGCGATGGGATGGGCAATGGGGAACGGGCACGCATGGAGAGCAGTGCTGCACTAAATATACTGGAACAGTTGTTACAATCAGGCATGGATGAGAAGCTGGCGATCAAATCGGTAAATTCCGTTCTGATGCTGCGTTCTCCTGAAGAGATGTATGCAACGGTCGATATGGCTCTGATCGATGAATATACGGCAGAGACCACATTCATGAAAATCGGCTCAACTCCAAGTTTTATTAAACGAGGACAGGAGGTTATTCAGGTTTCGGCCAGCAATCTGCCGATTGGAATCATCAAAGATATTGAGGTGGATCTGGTAACCGTACAGCTTCAACCAGGGGATGTTTTAATTATGATGACAGATGGCATCTACGATGCACCGGGGTATGCCGTCAATAAAGAACTATGGATGAAACGCCTCATTCAGGAAATTGATAGCGATGATCCTCAGGAAGTAGCCGACTGCCTGCTTGAAAGTGTTATTCGTTATCAGCAGAATGAGATCTATGATGATATGACTGTAATTGTAGGCAAAATAGAACATTATCGCCCGGAGTGGGCCACTTTGAGAGTGCCCGGAATAAGCCGGATGGAACGTCCGCGTACCGTTAGTTAA
- a CDS encoding serine/threonine protein kinase codes for MTTLSDASFPPGTVITGKWNRSRYTIRKLLGKGANGIVFLVQRGENGKHYALKMGFDPVDLQSEINVLKSFQLQRNHEALRQSGIPSYLKDVDDYAIRGRDIPFYVMRYVRGESLHHFIRRQGTDWTLLVGLRLLQKLAQLHHAGWVFGDLKPQNVLVSDYGQVELIDYGGVTSIGRSVKQFTEWYDRGFWNAGSRTADGTYDVFAFALLLIHVLEADALKALAAEGLPQLRSVSQLIALVERSERLRPFRNWTIQALRGQFQDAGHAAKVWKEMMERPSPLRRRSKSTTPRWLKNAFAVSVILLIVVLIYALRF; via the coding sequence GTGACAACGTTGTCTGACGCCTCTTTCCCGCCAGGAACAGTCATCACAGGGAAATGGAATCGCAGCCGTTATACGATTCGGAAGCTGCTGGGCAAAGGAGCCAACGGCATCGTTTTTCTTGTCCAGCGGGGTGAGAATGGCAAACATTATGCTCTTAAAATGGGATTTGACCCTGTAGATCTGCAATCAGAAATTAATGTGCTCAAATCTTTTCAATTACAGCGTAATCATGAGGCCCTTCGGCAGAGTGGCATTCCTTCTTATCTGAAAGATGTGGATGATTACGCCATTCGTGGTCGTGATATTCCTTTTTATGTGATGCGTTACGTTAGGGGGGAATCTCTGCACCACTTCATTCGGCGTCAGGGAACGGATTGGACACTTCTGGTTGGACTCAGACTACTGCAGAAGCTGGCTCAATTGCACCATGCGGGATGGGTGTTTGGCGATCTCAAACCTCAGAACGTACTGGTATCGGATTATGGGCAGGTAGAACTTATCGACTATGGCGGAGTGACTTCTATCGGCCGGAGCGTCAAACAGTTCACGGAATGGTATGATCGCGGATTCTGGAATGCGGGCAGCCGAACAGCAGATGGTACCTATGATGTGTTTGCTTTTGCGTTATTGCTGATTCATGTACTTGAAGCTGATGCACTCAAAGCGCTTGCCGCAGAAGGATTGCCTCAACTGCGAAGTGTGAGCCAGCTTATAGCACTTGTGGAACGCAGCGAACGTCTCCGCCCCTTTCGAAACTGGACTATTCAGGCATTACGAGGTCAGTTTCAGGATGCAGGACACGCAGCTAAGGTCTGGAAAGAGATGATGGAACGCCCTTCTCCTCTTCGTCGCCGTTCCAAAAGTACAACACCACGTTGGCTCAAAAATGCATTTGCTGTATCCGTTATACTACTTATTGTGGTACTTATCTATGCACTGCGATTCTGA
- the tilS gene encoding tRNA lysidine(34) synthetase TilS, producing the protein MEALRWNKLVNNVLDAAEEHQLWVPGDRIVVAVSGGPDSVAFLHIMHEISTRHIPLELICAHVHHGFRDESDHEAEMMEELAHRLDITFEWVKADVPSYMKLTGQGSQEAARNKRYEFLHQVAAKYNAASIALAHHADDQAETVMLHLLRGSGLSGLAGMKFKRREKNVELIRPCLRINKTDLVEACNTQGFLYFNDESNSLRKYRRNAIRLDVLPFLGQYNGQLTPSLNRLAEIVGDEDDFMEQGAYDAYRCLVQANGGRQTFEVPSFLKLHVALQRRLIKLILNYLPLDSDFVDFTRIETIRRKVIQPDATTWSLDIGQTLACTREYDLISFGIRTDVQDQSYEYRLAQWSGTYELSLTEIDRHVRLVPMSPEDYHVPESADHAAFDADQLLMPLVVRSRLPGDTMKVMGLNGSKKVKNIFIDEKIPPSVRSRVPVVCDGAGNIIWLPGVRRSSVAPVREDTSVILYMTVGDSAIQG; encoded by the coding sequence ATGGAGGCTTTACGCTGGAACAAGCTGGTGAATAACGTGCTGGATGCAGCGGAAGAGCATCAGTTATGGGTTCCCGGGGATCGGATTGTCGTCGCAGTATCGGGCGGACCGGACTCGGTAGCTTTTTTGCATATTATGCATGAGATCAGTACCAGGCATATTCCGCTGGAATTGATTTGCGCGCATGTACATCATGGCTTCCGGGATGAATCCGATCATGAAGCCGAGATGATGGAGGAACTGGCGCACCGGCTCGACATAACATTTGAGTGGGTGAAGGCCGATGTACCTTCTTATATGAAGCTTACCGGTCAAGGTTCTCAGGAAGCAGCGCGCAACAAGCGATATGAGTTTCTGCATCAGGTGGCTGCCAAATACAATGCGGCGAGCATTGCACTGGCCCATCATGCTGACGATCAGGCAGAGACTGTTATGCTCCATTTGCTGCGTGGCAGTGGGCTTTCCGGACTCGCAGGAATGAAGTTTAAACGTCGGGAAAAAAATGTGGAACTTATTCGTCCATGCCTTCGTATAAACAAGACAGACCTTGTAGAAGCTTGTAATACCCAGGGTTTTCTGTATTTTAATGATGAAAGCAATTCCCTGCGTAAATATCGGCGTAATGCCATTCGCTTGGATGTGCTCCCTTTTTTGGGGCAATATAATGGACAGTTGACGCCGTCTTTGAATCGACTTGCCGAAATTGTAGGCGATGAAGACGATTTCATGGAGCAGGGTGCATATGACGCATACAGGTGTCTAGTGCAGGCGAACGGCGGAAGGCAAACCTTTGAGGTGCCTTCCTTTTTGAAGTTACATGTCGCTTTACAACGAAGGTTGATTAAACTAATATTGAATTATCTGCCTTTGGACAGTGATTTTGTCGACTTTACCCGTATTGAAACCATTCGTCGTAAGGTCATCCAGCCTGACGCGACGACCTGGAGCCTGGATATAGGACAGACACTCGCTTGCACCCGGGAGTATGATCTGATCTCTTTTGGCATACGGACTGACGTACAGGATCAATCTTACGAATATCGTCTTGCTCAATGGAGCGGAACTTATGAGCTTTCTCTCACGGAAATCGACCGACATGTTCGGCTCGTTCCGATGAGTCCCGAGGACTATCATGTACCGGAATCGGCGGATCATGCCGCATTTGATGCGGATCAACTGCTTATGCCGCTGGTTGTGCGTTCACGGTTACCTGGAGATACCATGAAAGTGATGGGATTAAACGGAAGCAAAAAGGTGAAAAATATTTTCATCGATGAGAAAATTCCCCCTTCTGTCCGTTCACGGGTTCCCGTGGTATGTGACGGAGCAGGCAATATCATCTGGTTACCGGGTGTTCGCCGGTCCAGTGTAGCTCCTGTCAGGGAGGATACTTCCGTAATCCTGTACATGACTGTAGGCGATTCAGCGATTCAGGGGTAG
- the hpt gene encoding hypoxanthine phosphoribosyltransferase: MQNDIQEVLISEEEIQSKIKELGATISAEYANRNPLVICVLKGAFIFMADLVKNITVPVEMDFMAVSSYGASTKSSGVVKIIKDLDEPVEGREVLIVEDIIDSGLTLSYLIELLQNRGAESVRVVTLFDKPSGRKVELEAHYTGFDIPDAFIVGYGLDYAEKYRNLPYIGILKPEVYSN, encoded by the coding sequence TTGCAGAACGACATTCAGGAAGTATTGATCAGTGAAGAAGAGATTCAGAGTAAAATCAAGGAATTAGGCGCAACAATAAGTGCCGAATATGCAAATCGCAATCCTTTGGTCATTTGTGTGCTCAAGGGTGCGTTTATATTTATGGCTGATTTGGTTAAGAACATTACGGTACCTGTTGAGATGGATTTCATGGCAGTATCGAGTTACGGCGCTTCCACCAAATCATCTGGCGTGGTCAAAATCATTAAGGATCTGGATGAACCTGTTGAGGGACGCGAGGTTCTAATTGTAGAAGACATTATTGATAGTGGGCTCACGCTCAGTTATTTGATCGAGCTCTTGCAGAATCGCGGTGCTGAATCCGTCCGCGTAGTTACGCTATTTGACAAGCCTTCAGGTCGCAAGGTTGAACTTGAAGCTCATTACACAGGTTTTGACATTCCGGATGCATTTATCGTTGGCTATGGCCTGGATTATGCTGAGAAGTACCGGAACCTCCCTTACATCGGGATTCTGAAACCGGAAGTTTACAGCAACTAA
- the ftsH gene encoding ATP-dependent zinc metalloprotease FtsH: MNRFIRNSAFYLILFLVVVGIVQFVSNGGEATDNPRYDQLRAAIKANNVSELTVQFNGQTYLVTGQYRETPDGAKSENFSTYIPPTDEAISELVTASETNKFQYHQEPMKGDSIWLTLLTSFIPLIIMFLLFFFLFNQAQGGGGKVMNFGKSRARLYNEEKKRVTFEDVAGADEEKQELVEVVDFLKDPRKFAAVGARIPKGVLLVGPPGTGKTLLARAVAGEAGVPFFSISGSDFVEMFVGVGASRVRDLFENAKKNAPCIIFIDEIDAVGRQRGAGLGGGHDEREQTLNQLLVEMDGFGANEGIIIVAATNRADILDPALLRPGRFDRQITVDRPDVKGREAVLKVHSRNKPLTKDVKLDIIAKRTTGFSGADLENLLNEAALLAARRNRRDISMKEVDEAIDRVIVGTEKKSRVISDREKRIVAYHEAGHTIVGYFLEHADMVHKVTIIPRGRAGGYVIMLPKEDRMLVTKQELLDKVTGLLGGRVAEELFIGEIGTGAYSDFQQATGIVRSMVMEYGMSEKLGPMQFGSSQGQVFLGRDIGHEQNYSDSIAYEIDQEMQRFINECYEKCKDLLVKHTKEMHLIAQTLLEVETLEMDQIKQLIETGSLAPKDENSNDGEGTPSEGGEAIIDNIGDVRVRIQGKDETPEPPAGDIPNEAPNLDKGNSNDPDDGGPKPTS, from the coding sequence ATGAATCGGTTCATCCGGAATTCTGCTTTTTATTTGATTCTTTTTTTAGTTGTGGTGGGGATAGTCCAGTTCGTCAGCAATGGCGGCGAAGCCACCGATAATCCTAGATATGATCAGTTGCGCGCGGCGATCAAGGCCAATAACGTCTCTGAATTGACGGTTCAATTCAACGGTCAGACGTACCTCGTGACCGGTCAATACAGGGAGACGCCTGACGGAGCCAAATCAGAAAATTTCTCAACGTATATTCCTCCTACGGATGAGGCAATTAGTGAGCTTGTAACTGCAAGCGAAACGAACAAATTCCAATATCATCAGGAACCTATGAAAGGTGACAGCATCTGGTTGACGTTGCTGACTTCCTTTATTCCTTTGATCATTATGTTCCTGCTGTTCTTCTTCCTGTTTAATCAGGCTCAAGGCGGCGGCGGTAAAGTAATGAACTTTGGTAAAAGCCGTGCCCGTCTCTATAACGAAGAGAAGAAACGGGTTACATTTGAAGATGTTGCGGGTGCTGACGAAGAGAAACAGGAGCTTGTTGAAGTCGTGGACTTCCTCAAGGACCCTCGTAAATTCGCAGCAGTAGGTGCCCGGATTCCTAAAGGCGTATTGCTTGTAGGTCCTCCAGGTACAGGTAAAACCTTGCTCGCTCGTGCTGTAGCCGGTGAAGCGGGTGTACCATTCTTCAGTATTTCCGGTTCTGACTTCGTTGAAATGTTCGTCGGTGTCGGTGCATCTCGTGTACGTGACTTGTTTGAAAATGCAAAGAAAAACGCCCCATGTATCATCTTTATCGATGAGATTGATGCTGTAGGACGTCAGCGTGGTGCTGGTCTTGGTGGAGGCCACGATGAACGTGAACAAACCCTCAACCAGTTACTCGTTGAAATGGACGGATTCGGAGCCAATGAAGGTATTATCATCGTTGCCGCAACGAACCGTGCAGATATTCTGGACCCTGCCTTGCTGCGTCCAGGTCGATTTGACCGTCAAATCACGGTTGACCGTCCTGACGTAAAAGGTCGTGAAGCGGTTCTGAAAGTACACTCTCGCAACAAGCCACTCACCAAAGACGTGAAGTTGGATATTATCGCGAAGCGTACAACCGGGTTCTCCGGCGCAGATTTGGAAAATCTCTTGAATGAAGCGGCATTGCTTGCGGCACGTCGTAATCGCAGAGATATTTCCATGAAAGAAGTTGACGAGGCGATTGACCGTGTCATCGTGGGTACGGAGAAGAAAAGCCGTGTTATCAGTGACCGTGAGAAGCGCATCGTTGCATATCACGAAGCAGGCCATACGATTGTAGGATACTTCCTGGAACATGCTGATATGGTACATAAAGTGACCATCATCCCGCGCGGACGTGCGGGTGGGTATGTAATCATGTTGCCAAAAGAAGACCGCATGTTGGTGACCAAACAAGAGCTGTTGGATAAAGTAACCGGACTCCTTGGAGGTCGTGTTGCTGAAGAACTGTTCATCGGTGAGATTGGTACTGGTGCATACAGTGACTTCCAACAAGCGACAGGTATTGTTCGCAGCATGGTTATGGAATACGGTATGAGTGAGAAGCTGGGACCTATGCAGTTTGGTAGTTCGCAGGGACAGGTATTCCTTGGTCGGGATATCGGTCACGAACAGAATTACTCGGATTCCATCGCTTATGAGATTGATCAGGAAATGCAACGCTTTATTAACGAATGTTACGAGAAATGTAAGGACTTGCTCGTTAAACATACGAAAGAGATGCATCTAATCGCTCAAACGTTGCTGGAAGTGGAGACATTGGAAATGGATCAGATCAAGCAATTGATCGAGACGGGTTCCCTGGCTCCTAAAGATGAAAACAGCAACGATGGAGAAGGTACGCCTAGCGAAGGCGGAGAGGCGATCATCGATAACATCGGTGATGTACGCGTCCGTATCCAAGGCAAGGATGAAACGCCTGAGCCACCAGCCGGAGATATTCCTAACGAAGCTCCGAATCTGGACAAAGGGAACAGCAATGACCCGGATGATGGTGGACCAAAGCCAACGTCTTAA
- the nadA gene encoding quinolinate synthase NadA yields MEALALERKAEMNRELRERLMELKKERNAIILAHYYQRDEVQEVADFRGDSFLLAQKAAQTDADVIVFCGVHFMGESAKILAPNKTVIIPDERAGCPMADMVNVEGLRKLKAQHPNAKVVTYINSSAEIKAETDICCTSANAVRVIQSVDSDEIIWVPDKNLGHYVQQHTDKKMIIWEGYCNTHDMLTVKDVVEMRAKHPDAEFVVHPECRPEVVEMGDFVGSTTAILEYCKNSSAKEFIVGTEDGTGYQLRLDSPDKQFHFATKFLVCPNMKVNNLKKLVKCLETMKPQIYVPPAVADKARESLERMLLVK; encoded by the coding sequence GTGGAAGCTCTGGCTTTAGAGCGCAAGGCTGAGATGAACCGGGAGCTGCGTGAGCGGCTGATGGAGTTGAAGAAGGAACGGAATGCCATTATTCTTGCCCATTATTATCAACGTGACGAGGTGCAGGAGGTCGCTGACTTCCGAGGGGATTCGTTTCTGCTGGCCCAGAAGGCAGCACAAACCGATGCGGATGTTATCGTTTTCTGTGGGGTTCATTTTATGGGTGAAAGCGCTAAAATTCTTGCCCCTAACAAAACGGTTATCATCCCCGACGAGCGTGCAGGCTGCCCTATGGCAGACATGGTTAACGTTGAAGGCTTACGTAAATTGAAAGCACAGCACCCGAATGCCAAAGTTGTAACGTACATCAATTCTTCAGCTGAGATCAAGGCAGAGACCGACATTTGTTGTACATCGGCCAATGCTGTCAGAGTCATTCAATCTGTTGATTCCGATGAAATCATCTGGGTACCGGATAAAAATCTGGGACATTATGTGCAACAACATACAGACAAGAAAATGATTATCTGGGAAGGTTACTGCAATACCCATGATATGCTGACAGTCAAAGACGTGGTTGAGATGAGAGCGAAGCATCCAGATGCCGAGTTCGTTGTTCACCCGGAATGTCGCCCTGAGGTTGTAGAGATGGGTGATTTCGTAGGTAGCACAACCGCTATTCTGGAATATTGCAAGAATTCTTCTGCTAAAGAATTTATCGTAGGCACCGAGGATGGCACAGGATATCAACTGCGTCTCGATAGCCCGGATAAACAATTCCACTTTGCTACCAAGTTCCTCGTATGTCCGAATATGAAGGTTAACAACTTGAAAAAGCTGGTTAAATGCCTGGAGACGATGAAGCCGCAAATTTACGTGCCGCCAGCCGTTGCCGACAAAGCCAGAGAATCACTAGAGCGCATGTTACTGGTGAAGTAG